One window from the genome of Acidimicrobiales bacterium encodes:
- the acpP gene encoding acyl carrier protein gives MDRDTAFDKFKSCAIDVLQVDPDQVVPEAKFGDDLDADSLDLVELVMALEESFDISVDESELEGIQTVGQAFDLVLSKVP, from the coding sequence GTGGACCGCGACACCGCGTTCGACAAGTTCAAGTCCTGTGCCATCGACGTGCTGCAGGTCGATCCCGACCAGGTCGTCCCCGAGGCCAAGTTCGGAGACGACCTCGACGCTGACAGCCTCGACCTGGTCGAGCTGGTCATGGCGCTGGAGGAGAGCTTCGACATCAGCGTCGACGAGTCCGAGCTGGAGGGCATCCAGACCGTGGGACAGGCCTTCGACCTGGTGCTCTCCAAGGTCCCGTGA